CCCTGGACGCGCTGGGTCCGAATAGCGCGGGGCTTCGCGTCCTGATCCGCGTGAACGCGGGCGCGCTCCCGCACCGGCACTGGCTTCTGGACCACGAGTCGGGAGGCGGCCGGCTCCTGGGCGAGGCGTGCCACTTCATCGACTACGCCTGCTACGTGGCAGGCGCCGCCCCGACGCAGATCGAGGCGCGCGCGCTCGACGCGCCCCAGGAAGAGACGGGCCATCAGAGCTATCGCATCGATCTCCAGTTCGAAAACGGCGCCATGGCCACGATCGACTACCTCGCCAACGGCGACGCCTCCCTTCCCAAGGAGCGGATCGAGATTCACCGCTCCGGCACATCCCTCGTGATCGACGACTTCCGCTCCGCCTCCATCCATCGCGCGGGCAAGCGCCGCAACAAGAGCTGGGGCGCGCGCGACAAGGGGCACGCGACGGAAGTCAGAGCCTTCCTCGAAGCGGTCCGGACGGGGGCCCCGACCCCGATTCCGGAAGAAGAAAGCATCCTCAGCACGGCGCTGACCTTGGCCGCAGCCCGCTCGATTCGCGAGGCGCGGCCGATTCGGCGCGAGGAGTGGTGACATGACATCCGCGGACGCCCTTCATCGAATTCTGGAACGCGCCGAGCTGGACGGCTGGGCGGGATCGGACCCCTACGACGCGCTTCTCTCGCCGCTGGGCCGCGCGGTCACGCGCTTCGGCGGCCTGCCGCGGTTCGTGCTCTCGCAGCTGGTGCTGCGGGTGCCGGCCGCGCGCACCTTCACGAATCCGCCGGTCACCGTGAACACGAAGGGGCTCGCGCTGTTTCTGGGCGCAGTCACCCGCGGGCGGCATCTCCTGGGCTCGACGCGCCCGCGCGAGCTGGCGCGCGAGCTGATTGCCGAGATCGAATCGCGCGCCACGCCTGCCGGCGGGGGACTGGGCTGGGGCTATCCCTTCCCCTGGCAGTCGCGCTCCTTCTGGGCGCCGGCGGGAACGCCGAACGCGGTGGTGACGGTCACGGTCGGTTGGCACGCGCTGCGCGCCGCCGAGGTCTTCGAGGACGCGAACGCGCGCGCGTTGGGGCTGGGCGCCGCGCGCTTCCTGGCCTCGGGGCTCAACCTCGTTCCCGTCGCGCCCGATGCCGTCGCGATCTCCTACACCCCTGCCGACCGCACGCGCGTCGTGAACGTGTCGGCGCTCGCGGGGCGCCTGCTGCTCCGGGCGGCCCGGGTGGGCGGCGACCCGGAGCTGGCCGTCCTGGGCGGGAAGCTTCTCCGCTTCGTGCTCCAGGCACAGCGGCCCGACGGATCGTGGCCCTACGCGGTGGAGAAGGGGGGCGCCTGGATGGACTCGTTCCACACCGGGTACGTGCTGGAGTCCCTGGTGCACGCGCGCGAGATGGGTTTTCCCGTGCCGGACGGCGCGCTCTCGCGCGGGATCGAGGCCTACGGCCGCTTCTTCGCTCCCAATGGCGCCGCGCGGCTCACGCTGACCGACTCCTCGCCGTTCGACGCGCACTCGGCCGCGCAGGGCATGGTCACGTACGGAGCCGTCGCCCAGTCCGAGGCCGCGTCCGACTCGCGCCGGCACGCCGCCCGCGCCGCGGCGTTCGCGATCGCCGACTGGTCGCTGCGGGCGCTCTGGGTTCCTGGCGAGTCGCACTTCGCCTACCGCATCGCGCGCGGGTGGCGCGACGAGCGCGAGTTCCTGCGCTGGGTGCAGGCGTGGATGGCGCTCGGCATGGCCACGGTGGAGTCGCTCCGCACGGTGGAAGAGCCGGCCGCCTCGGTGCCCGTGGGCGTCGCGTGAGGGTCTGGATCGACGTCGACAACGCGCCGCACGTCCAGATTTTCCGCCCCATCATCGGGCGGCTCCGCGAAAAGGGCGCGGAGGTCTCGGTGACCGCGCGCGGACGGACGTTCGTTCCCGAGCTGCTCCAGGCCGCGTCGATCGATCACACGATCATCGGGAGGGGACAGCCGCGCGGGGTCGCGGCCAAGGCGACCGCGCTCGCCGGACGCGCCGCGGCGCTCGCGCGCTACGCCTCGGGCGAGCGCTTCGACGTGGCCGTGGGGCACGGGTCGCGATCGCTCCCGCCCGCCGCCCGCATGGCGGGCGTTCCCAACCTCACGATGTTCGACTACGAGCACGTCTCCACCTGGCTCTTCCGCCGCTTCTGCGACCGCATCCTGATTCCGACGGCGGTGGCAGGCAGCGTCGTGGGCGCGCGGCCCGGGGATCCCTGGCGCACGTTCGACGGCTTCAAGGAGGAGATCTATCTCGCCGATTTCGTTCCGGACGGCACCATTCGCCGCAAGCTCGAAATTCGCGACGACGAGGTACTTGTGGTCGTACGCCCTCCCAGCCGAACGGCCCACTATCACGACGCCGCCAGCGAGGCGATTCTGGATGCGGTGGCGCGGCGGATCGGGCGGGGGCAAGGGGTTCGGGCGGTATGGCTTCGTCGCGACGCATCGGAGGTGGTGCCCGACTCCGCACGCGCCGCCAACATCCTCGTTCCCGAAGGGCCGCTGGATGGGCTTTCGCTGCTTGCGGCGGCCGATCTCGCGATCTCGGGCGGCGGCACGATGAACCGGGAAGCGGCGCTTCTCGGCACGCCCGCTTACAGCATCTTCACGGGTCCGGCGGGGGCGCTGGACCAGGAGCTGATCCGCACGGGGCGCCTGACCGCCGTTCGCGATCCGGAGGCGGTCGCGGCGATTCCGTTCGTCAAGAAGCCGGAGGCGCCACCGTTCCGATACGGCGGCGACCTTCGCGAGCACGTGGTGGACCAGATCTGGGACCTCGGGACGCACCGGACGCGGGCTGGGGCAATGGGGAGGAAACGGTGGGCGTTCCCTTCGTAGACCTGAAAGCGCAATACCAGAGCATCCAGGAAGAGATCGACGCGGCGATCCGCGAGGTCGTCGCCTCGTGCGCGTTCGTGCTGGGACCGGCGGTGGAGCGGTTCGAGCGCGACTTCGCCGAATTCCTCGGCGTCGAGGAAGTGGTCGGCGTGAACAACGGCACGGCCGCGCTCCAGCTCACGCTGCTCGCGCTGGGGATCGGACCCGAGGACGAGGTGATCGTCCCCGCGCACACGTTCATCGCGACGGCCGAGGCGGTCTCGCACGTCGGGGCCAGGCCGGTGTTCGTGGACGTGCGCCGCGACACGGCGAACCTGGACGCCTCGCTCCTCGCGGCCGCGGTCACCCCGCGCACGCGCGCGATCGTCCCGGTGCATCTCTACGGCCAGCCGGCGGACATGGAGCCGATCCTTCGCTTCGCCTCCGAGCGCGGGCTGATCGTGGTCGAGGACGCCTGCCAGGCGCACGGCGCGCACTACCGCGGCCGGCGCGTGGGCTCGTTCGGGCGCGCGGGCTGCTTCTCCTTCTACCCGGGGAAGAACCTGGGCGCCTACGGCGAGGGGGGCGCGATCGCGACCAACGATCACGAGCTGGCGACGCGGCTGCGCCGCCTGCGCGACCACGGCCAGACCGAGCGCTATCACCATG
This is a stretch of genomic DNA from Candidatus Binatia bacterium. It encodes these proteins:
- a CDS encoding DUF354 domain-containing protein; translated protein: MRVWIDVDNAPHVQIFRPIIGRLREKGAEVSVTARGRTFVPELLQAASIDHTIIGRGQPRGVAAKATALAGRAAALARYASGERFDVAVGHGSRSLPPAARMAGVPNLTMFDYEHVSTWLFRRFCDRILIPTAVAGSVVGARPGDPWRTFDGFKEEIYLADFVPDGTIRRKLEIRDDEVLVVVRPPSRTAHYHDAASEAILDAVARRIGRGQGVRAVWLRRDASEVVPDSARAANILVPEGPLDGLSLLAAADLAISGGGTMNREAALLGTPAYSIFTGPAGALDQELIRTGRLTAVRDPEAVAAIPFVKKPEAPPFRYGGDLREHVVDQIWDLGTHRTRAGAMGRKRWAFPS
- a CDS encoding DegT/DnrJ/EryC1/StrS family aminotransferase; translation: MGVPFVDLKAQYQSIQEEIDAAIREVVASCAFVLGPAVERFERDFAEFLGVEEVVGVNNGTAALQLTLLALGIGPEDEVIVPAHTFIATAEAVSHVGARPVFVDVRRDTANLDASLLAAAVTPRTRAIVPVHLYGQPADMEPILRFASERGLIVVEDACQAHGAHYRGRRVGSFGRAGCFSFYPGKNLGAYGEGGAIATNDHELATRLRRLRDHGQTERYHHAEVGYNARLEGIQGAVLGVKLQHLDRWNRARRAHAAVYEEELAVAGVTIPFEAESCESVYHLFVVRSERRDALREHLGALGVQTGLHYPIPVHLQDAYAALGHHEGDFPESEAWARECLSLPMFAELTFQQMDEVIQGVKSFGLTTAPQANKGLTT